The following proteins are co-located in the Gossypium hirsutum isolate 1008001.06 chromosome A02, Gossypium_hirsutum_v2.1, whole genome shotgun sequence genome:
- the LOC107927453 gene encoding probable E3 ubiquitin-protein ligase ARI7, which produces MESEDDMIDDSVSMEDDFYSGDLSYCYDDDPNDNDNDYYFDDDNDYGLLEDDDDDDQDAIVSRRPQLSYTVLKEADIKQRQEDDISKVSTVLSISRVDATILLRYYNWSVSKVHDEWFADEGRVRQSVGLLERPTVQVSNAKELTCGICFESFLRDNITSVACGHPFCLSCWRGYISTTIYDGPGCLSLRCPDPSCNAAVGKDMINKLATSEEKEKYSRYLLRSYVEDNRKTKWCPAPGCEYAVDFTVGSGNFDVSCNCAFSFCWNCTEEAHRPVDCETVAKWILKNSAESENMNWILANSKPCPKCKRPIEKNQGCMHMTCTPPCKFEFCWLCLGAWAEHGERTGGFYACNRYEAAKQEGVYDEAERRREMAKNSLEKYTHYYERWASNQLSRQKALADLHQMQTVHLEKLSDLQCTPESQLKFITEAWLQIVECRRVLKWTYAYGYYLPEHEHAKRQFFEYLQGEAESGLERLHQCAEKELNKFVTGDGPSKEFDDFRAKLAGLTSVTKNYFENLVRALENGLADVDSQAAAACSKTTSSKNTGGTSKTRGGRGKGSSKSGGSGRNVDDTSN; this is translated from the exons ATGGAATCGGAAGACGATATGATTGATGACTCGGTTTCCATGGAAGATGATTTCTACAGCGGCGATTTGAGCTATTGTTACGACGACGACCCCAATGATAACGATAACGATTATTACTTCGACGATGACAATGATTACGGCTTACTTGAAGATGACGACGATGATGATCAAGATGCCATCGTTTCTCGTCGCCCTCAG CTAAGTTATACTGTTTTGAAGGAAGCAGATATAAAACAACGACAGGAGGATGATATTTCTAAGGTTTCTACTGTTCTTTCAATATCAAGAGTTGATGCAACCATTTTGCTCCGATACTATAATTG GAGTGTCAGTAAAGTGCATGATGAATGGTTTGCTGATGAAGGAAGAGTACGGCAATCTGTTGGATTGTTGGAGAGACCAACTGTTCAAGTGTCCAATGCTAAAGAA CTTACTTGTGGGATCTGTTTTGAATCTTTCCTGCGTGACAACATTACTTCAGTTGCTTGTGGTCATCCCTTTTGCCTTTCTTGCTGGCGAG GTTACATTTCCACGACCATTTATGATGGTCCTGGATGTTTATCACTTAGGTGTCCAGATCCATCTTGTAATGCTGCTGTTGGCAAAGATATGATCAATAAATTGGCAActtcagaagaaaaagaaaaatattctcGTTACCTACTTAGGTCTTATGTTGAAGACAACAGGAAG ACCAAGTGGTGTCCTGCTCCGGGGTGTGAATATGCTGTTGATTTTACCGTTGGCAGTGGAAATTTTGATGTCTCCTGCAACTGCGCATTTAGCTTTTGTTGGAAT TGTACTGAAGAAGCTCATCGCCCTGTTGACTGCGAGACTGTGGCAAAGTGGATTTTGAAGAATAGTGCAGAGTCAGAAAACATGAACTG GATACTAGCTAACTCCAAGCCTTGCCCCAAATGCAAGCGGCCAATTGAAAAGAACCAAGGGtgtatgcacatgacatgtacaCCGCCTTGTAAATTTGAGTTTTGCTG GTTATGCCTTGGTGCATGGGCAGAACATGGTGAGAGAACTGGTGGTTTCTATGCTTGTAATCGTTATGAAGCTGCTAAGCAAGAGGGTGTG TATGATGAGGCTGAAAGAAGGCGAGAAATGGCAAAGAACTCCTTGGAGAAATACACCCATTATTATGAACGTTGGGCAAGCAATCAATTG TCAAGACAGAAGGCTCTTGCAGATTTACATCAAATGCAAACCGTGCAT CTTGAGAAGCTTAGTGACTTGCAATGCACTCCCGAGTCTCAACTTAAGTTTATAACAGAAGCATGGCTTCAG ATAGTTGAATGTAGACGAGTTCTCAAATGGACTTATGCATATGGATATTACCTTCCAGAGCATGAGCATGCTAAGAGACAGTTTTTTGAGTACCTTCAAG GGGAGGCGGAGTCAGGCTTGGAAAGGCTTCATCAGTGTGCTGAgaaggaattaaataaatttgttacCGGTGATGGCCCATCAAAGGAGTTTGATGACTTTCGTGCAAAGTTAGCTGGGCTAACTAG TGTGACAAAAAATTACTTTGAGAATTTGGTTAGAGCACTTGA
- the LOC107927478 gene encoding PTI1-like tyrosine-protein kinase 3: MRRWLCCSCQAEESYQAHENEHLKAPKDHTDGNHRNSRVAAPVKPEVQKSPPPIEVPALSLEELKEKTDNFGSKALIGEGSYGRVYYASLNNGKAVAVKKLDVSTESESNVEFLTQVSMVSRLKHDNFVELQGYCVEGNLRVLAYEFATMGSLHDILHGRKGVQGAQPGPVLDWMQRVRIAVDAARGLEYLHEKVQPSIIHRDIRSSNVLLFEDFKAKIADFNLSNQAPDMAARLHSTRVLGTFGYHAPEYAMTGQLTQKSDVYSFGVVLLELLTGRKPVDHTMPRGQQSLVTWATPRLSEDKVKQCVDPKLKGEYPPKAVAKLAAVAALCVQYESEFRPNMSIVVKALQPLLKAPVPAPAPAPET; encoded by the exons ATGCGTCGTTGGCTTTGCTGTTCCTGTCAAGCAGAGGAGAGTTACCAAGCACACGAAAACGAGCACTTGAAAGCCCCCAAGGATCATACAGATG GAAATCATAGAAACTCAAGGGTGGCAGCTCCTGTCAAACCTGAAGTGCAAAAATCACCACCACCTATCGAAGTTCCTGCACTATCGTTGGAAGAATTGAAAGAGAAAACGGACAATTTTGGATCAAAGGCTTTGATCGGTGAGGGTTCTTACGGAAGAGTTTATTATGCTAGCTTGAACAATGGAAAAGCTGTGGCTGTGAAAAAGCTTGATGTTTCCACTGAGTCCGAGTCGAATGTGGAGTTTTTGACCCAG gtTTCCATGGTTTCAAGACTGAAGCATGACAATTTTGTCGAGTTGCAAGGTTACTGTGTTGAAGGAAATCTCCGTGTGCTTGCTTACGAGTTTGCAACAATGGGTTCACttcatgacatattgcatg GAAGGAAGGGAGTTCAAGGGGCACAACCGGGTCCGGTTCTTGACTGGATGCAGAGGGTAAGAATTGCGGTTGATGCGGCAAGGGGCTTGGAATATTTGCACGAGAAGGTTCAACCTTCGATTATCCACAGAGATATCAGATCTAGCAATGTCCTTCTTTTTGAAGACTTCAAAGCGAAGATTGCAGATTTTAACCTCTCAAACCAGGCTCCCGACATGGCTGCTCGTCTTCATTCTACTCGTGTTTTGGGAACCTTCGGCTATCATGCACCTGA GTATGCAATGACCGGGCAGTTGACACAGAAGAGTGATGTTTACAGTTTCGGGGTTGTCCTTTTAGAGCTTCTTACGGGGAGGAAACCTGTTGACCACACAATGCCTCGTGGACAGCAGAGTCTCGTTACCTGG gcTACTCCAAGACTGAGCGAAGATAAAGTCAAACAATGCGTAGATCCAAAACTGAAGGGAGAGTATCCTCCCAAAGCAGTTGCTAAG TTGGCAGCTGTGGCGGCATTATGCGTGCAGTATGAATCTGAGTTCCGTCCAAACATGAGCATCGTCGTCAAGGCTCTCCAACCGCTGTTGAAGGCTCCAGTGCCAGCACCAGCACCAGCACCGGAGACTTAA